One region of Skermanella mucosa genomic DNA includes:
- a CDS encoding branched-chain amino acid aminotransferase, translated as MAGSALTFFKGQWLEGNPGIIGPMSHCMWLSSVVFDGARAFEGVAPDLDRHCERLIASGHALGLAPMLTAGEIQELAIDGIGRFQPGTALYIRPMFFAEEGWVMPDPASTAFALTIHESPMPPVAGFTACLSTKRRPLPGTAPTDAKASALYPNAGLALREAQGRGFDNAILLDPLGNVAEFATANLFIAKDGAAHTPVCNGTFLNGITRQRVAQLLREAGVPVYERTITWAELMDADEVFSTGNYSKVVPVTRVEDRHFEPGPVFKRARGLYWDFAHR; from the coding sequence ATGGCGGGCAGCGCGCTCACCTTCTTCAAGGGACAGTGGCTCGAAGGCAATCCGGGGATCATCGGTCCGATGAGCCACTGCATGTGGCTGTCTTCGGTGGTGTTCGACGGCGCCCGCGCGTTCGAGGGCGTGGCGCCCGACCTGGACCGCCACTGCGAGCGGCTGATCGCCTCAGGCCACGCCCTGGGACTGGCGCCCATGCTGACGGCCGGCGAGATCCAGGAACTGGCGATCGACGGCATCGGCCGCTTCCAGCCCGGCACCGCGCTCTATATCCGCCCGATGTTCTTCGCCGAGGAAGGGTGGGTGATGCCCGACCCGGCGAGCACGGCCTTCGCGCTGACCATCCATGAGTCGCCGATGCCCCCGGTGGCCGGGTTCACCGCCTGCCTGTCGACCAAGCGGCGCCCCCTGCCCGGCACCGCCCCGACCGACGCCAAGGCCTCCGCCCTCTACCCCAACGCCGGCCTGGCGCTTCGCGAGGCGCAGGGCCGCGGCTTCGACAACGCGATCCTGCTGGACCCGCTGGGCAACGTGGCGGAGTTCGCGACCGCCAACCTGTTCATCGCCAAGGACGGGGCCGCCCACACGCCGGTGTGCAACGGCACCTTCCTGAACGGCATCACGCGCCAGCGGGTGGCGCAGTTGCTGCGCGAGGCCGGCGTCCCGGTGTACGAGCGCACGATCACCTGGGCCGAGCTGATGGACGCGGACGAGGTGTTCTCCACCGGCAACTATTCGAAGGTCGTCCCGGTCACCCGGGTCGAGGACAGGCACTTCGAACCCGGGCCGGTGTTCAAGCGCGCCCGCGGCCTCTACTGGGACTTCGCGCACCGGTGA
- a CDS encoding bifunctional GNAT family N-acetyltransferase/class I SAM-dependent methyltransferase: protein MIGIDTIPLVRDGRDGDAEQLIRLMGDVFAEYPGCVLDVDGEEPDLRAIATAYAGYGGRFWVAEAPSDGRIVGMVGGRPLGLAGGHWELKKLYVDRSARGTGLGTRLVRLVEAEAARRGAPVLELWSDTRFHDAHRLYERLGYRRGTELRELHDLSDSVEYHFSKPVAVSKETRSLVRILEHHGITVVLDVGANVGQYATRLRHGGYDGRIVSFEPLPEARTALARAAAGDPSWQVAPQAALGAMEGAVTLNVSAESDMSSTLPFRPEMGELLDSAAYTGSVTVPITRLDEVFDTYVAPGDRCFLKIDTQGSESAVLEGAADRLDRISCIQLELSIVPVYQGEPGFLDMIDRLARLGFQPALFIPGYFNRRTARMISMDGVFVSLSR, encoded by the coding sequence GTGATCGGCATCGACACGATCCCCTTGGTGCGCGACGGCCGGGACGGCGACGCGGAACAGCTGATCCGGCTGATGGGCGACGTGTTCGCCGAGTATCCCGGCTGCGTTCTCGACGTCGACGGGGAAGAGCCCGACCTGCGCGCCATCGCGACGGCCTATGCCGGGTACGGCGGTCGGTTCTGGGTCGCCGAGGCCCCTTCGGACGGCCGCATCGTCGGCATGGTCGGCGGCCGTCCGCTGGGCTTGGCCGGCGGACATTGGGAACTGAAGAAGCTCTATGTCGATCGGAGTGCCCGGGGTACCGGCCTGGGCACCCGCCTGGTTCGGCTGGTGGAAGCGGAGGCCGCGCGCCGCGGCGCGCCCGTGCTGGAACTGTGGAGCGACACCCGCTTCCATGACGCCCATCGCCTCTACGAGCGCCTGGGATACCGGCGCGGGACGGAGCTGCGCGAGCTGCACGACCTCAGCGACAGCGTCGAGTATCATTTTTCCAAGCCGGTCGCCGTGAGCAAGGAAACCCGGTCGCTGGTCCGCATCCTGGAGCACCACGGGATCACCGTGGTGCTGGACGTCGGCGCCAATGTGGGCCAGTACGCGACGCGGCTTCGGCACGGCGGCTATGACGGCAGGATCGTCTCGTTCGAGCCGCTGCCGGAGGCGAGGACCGCCCTCGCCCGGGCCGCCGCCGGAGACCCCTCGTGGCAGGTCGCGCCGCAGGCGGCACTCGGCGCCATGGAGGGAGCGGTCACGCTCAATGTCTCGGCAGAGTCGGACATGAGCTCGACCCTGCCGTTCCGACCGGAGATGGGCGAACTGCTCGACAGTGCCGCCTATACCGGGTCGGTCACGGTGCCGATCACGCGGCTCGACGAAGTTTTCGACACGTATGTGGCGCCCGGCGACCGCTGCTTCCTGAAGATCGATACCCAGGGCAGCGAATCGGCCGTCCTGGAGGGTGCGGCCGACCGGCTGGACCGGATATCCTGCATCCAGCTGGAGCTGTCGATCGTTCCGGTCTACCAGGGGGAACCGGGTTTTCTCGACATGATCGACAGGCTGGCCCGGCTTGGATTCCAGCCGGCGCTCTTCATTCCCGGCTATTTCAACCGGCGCACGGCACGAATGATCTCCATGGACGGAGTGTTTGTGAGTTTATCCCGGTAA
- a CDS encoding response regulator — protein MTTILIIDDSQLARNMVSGMVRGARPEWQIVTAKNADDALEKVAEVKPDVAIVDFNMPGMDGLNLSCELHSRFPDLDISILTANVQDSIRRKVTDKGFRFVEKPITPDKMRDLLASIP, from the coding sequence ATGACCACGATCCTGATCATCGACGACAGCCAACTTGCCCGCAACATGGTATCGGGCATGGTACGCGGCGCACGGCCGGAATGGCAGATCGTCACGGCCAAGAATGCGGACGACGCCCTGGAGAAGGTCGCCGAGGTCAAGCCCGACGTCGCGATCGTGGACTTCAACATGCCCGGCATGGACGGGTTGAACCTGTCCTGCGAGCTGCATAGCCGGTTTCCAGATCTGGACATCAGCATCCTGACCGCGAACGTCCAGGACAGCATCCGCCGCAAGGTGACCGACAAGGGGTTCCGCTTCGTCGAGAAGCCGATCACGCCGGACAAGATGCGCGACCTCCTGGCCTCGATCCCGTGA
- a CDS encoding chemotaxis protein, producing MQLTEAESDAIIELFNLGMGRAAGALGQMVDAEVALSVPSLDIVRRTDAPDQLGCPAGQRICAVRQTFAGPFDGQAMLIFPEGSSLELVRRLLPDSPPLGDMTDLEEEALTEVGNVILNHCLASFANLLHSEIRTEIPVYQIGRPEEIIGTAAGTTVSSYVLIIRVDFGLFAKRIEGHVLFLQDIASIQAFQAAIRAFVASMDA from the coding sequence ATGCAGCTGACGGAAGCGGAAAGCGACGCGATCATCGAATTGTTCAATCTCGGCATGGGCAGGGCCGCCGGCGCGCTCGGCCAGATGGTCGATGCCGAGGTGGCTCTCTCCGTTCCAAGCCTGGACATCGTCCGCCGCACCGATGCCCCCGACCAGCTCGGCTGCCCCGCCGGGCAACGGATCTGCGCGGTCCGGCAGACGTTCGCCGGGCCGTTCGACGGCCAGGCCATGCTGATCTTCCCGGAAGGCAGCAGCCTGGAACTGGTCCGCCGCCTGCTGCCCGACAGCCCGCCGCTGGGCGACATGACCGACCTGGAGGAGGAAGCGCTGACCGAGGTCGGCAACGTCATCCTCAATCACTGCCTCGCCAGCTTCGCCAACCTGCTGCACTCGGAAATAAGGACCGAGATCCCGGTCTATCAGATCGGCCGGCCAGAAGAGATCATCGGGACGGCGGCCGGCACGACTGTCAGCTCCTATGTCCTGATCATCCGCGTGGATTTCGGCCTGTTCGCGAAGCGGATCGAGGGACACGTCCTGTTCCTGCAGGACATCGCTTCGATCCAGGCATTCCAGGCCGCCATCCGCGCCTTCGTGGCCAGCATGGACGCCTGA
- a CDS encoding ATP-binding protein, whose translation MSIPPGLSDLIVHNSDIGLLVIDRDERVVVWNRWLAVHSGIPEATALGAPLTGLWPTIVESRAHQAIREALEHGRAGFISHAFNPMPFPLHGLAGDRFGDPIDQLVLVRALDSDDGERRCLIQIENISSAVRREKHLRGQIRELQETKSRLEQQGRDLEEMARRLRTARDDAERANRAKSEFLANMSHELRTPLNAIIGFSEMLESGYGGSLSERQASYTRDIHESGQHLLQIINNVLDMSKVEAGQYQLFETAVDIREVARTALSIVGGQARDRGLSLEMDVAADLPMVMADERTLRQVLLNLLSNAVKFTHPGGRITLRGGMNAEGDIEVHVGDTGIGIPPDALDLVMEPFQQANGSFSREYEGTGLGLTISKNFIELHSGRLTIASEVGVGTVVTVLLPKFRVLSDAGE comes from the coding sequence ATGTCGATCCCCCCGGGCTTGTCCGACCTGATCGTCCACAACAGCGATATCGGCCTCCTCGTCATCGACCGGGACGAGCGCGTGGTGGTCTGGAACCGGTGGCTGGCCGTCCATTCCGGAATTCCCGAAGCGACGGCGCTCGGCGCGCCGCTGACCGGACTGTGGCCGACGATCGTGGAGTCCCGTGCGCACCAAGCGATCCGGGAGGCGCTCGAACATGGCCGGGCCGGCTTCATTTCCCACGCCTTCAACCCCATGCCCTTCCCGCTCCATGGGCTGGCCGGCGACCGCTTCGGCGACCCGATCGACCAGCTGGTCCTGGTGCGGGCGCTGGATTCCGACGACGGCGAGCGGCGCTGCCTGATCCAGATAGAGAACATCTCCAGCGCGGTCCGCCGCGAGAAACACCTGCGCGGCCAGATCCGCGAGCTTCAGGAGACCAAGTCCCGTCTGGAGCAGCAGGGCCGCGACCTGGAGGAGATGGCCCGGCGGCTGCGCACGGCGCGCGACGATGCGGAACGCGCCAACCGCGCCAAATCGGAGTTCCTGGCCAACATGAGCCATGAACTGCGCACGCCGCTGAACGCCATCATCGGCTTCTCGGAAATGCTGGAGTCCGGCTATGGCGGCTCGCTCAGCGAGCGGCAGGCCAGCTACACGCGGGACATCCACGAGAGCGGACAGCACCTGCTGCAGATCATCAACAACGTGCTCGACATGTCGAAGGTCGAGGCCGGCCAGTACCAGCTTTTCGAAACCGCGGTGGACATCCGCGAGGTCGCCCGCACCGCGCTGTCGATCGTCGGCGGGCAGGCCCGCGACCGCGGCCTGTCGCTGGAGATGGACGTGGCCGCCGATCTGCCTATGGTGATGGCCGACGAGCGTACCCTGCGGCAGGTACTGCTGAACCTGCTGTCGAACGCCGTGAAGTTCACCCATCCCGGCGGCCGGATCACGCTGCGGGGCGGAATGAACGCCGAGGGCGACATCGAGGTGCATGTCGGCGACACGGGCATCGGCATCCCGCCGGATGCCCTGGACCTGGTGATGGAGCCGTTCCAGCAGGCCAACGGCAGCTTCAGCCGGGAATATGAAGGGACGGGGCTGGGACTGACCATCAGCAAGAACTTCATCGAGCTTCACAGCGGCCGGCTGACGATCGCCAGCGAGGTCGGCGTCGGCACGGTGGTGACCGTGCTGCTGCCGAAGTTCAGGGTGCTGAGCGACGCGGGGGAGTGA
- a CDS encoding xanthine dehydrogenase family protein molybdopterin-binding subunit encodes MLKNFAMDPKPSRRRFLQGSAAAAAGLTIGFHWSAGPKVASAAAAGGGFVPNAFVRIGTDNTVTVLSKHLEMGQGVYTGLATLVAEELDADWSQVRVEGAPADASLYNNLAFGPVQGTGGSSSIANSYEQLRKAGATARALLVEAAAREWKVNRAGITVEKGVVSHASSGRSATFGELAAKATGLPVPADMPLKDPSSFTLIGTSVPRVDTRSKSNGTAQFALDVVLPGMVTAVIARPPVFGATVKSVDDAKALAIPGVVKVVRVPSGVAVVATNFWAAGKGREALAIEWDESGAEIRGTAELMAEYKALAGKPGAPARVEGDAAKALAGAAKTVTASFEFPYLAHAPMEPLDCVVRLDASGCEIWAGDQFQTIDQGNAAAAAGLKPEQVRINTLVAGGSFGRRANAASDYIVEAVHVAKALDRGTPVKLVWTREDDIRGGRYRPMYYHTLTAGLDASGKPVAWQHRIVGQSIIGGTPFAPVLIKDGVDGTSVEGASNLPYDIPNMLVDLHTTEVGVPVLWWRAVGSTHTAYSTEVFIDELASAAGKDPVEFRRALLARHPRHLGVLNLAAEKAGWGTPLPQGKARGVAVHESFSTYVAQVAEVTLQPDGSVKVDRVVCAVDCGLAINPDVIRAQMEGGIGFGLGGVMYGEVTLAKGRVEQSNFHDYRVLRIEEMPAVEVHIVPSAAAPTGVGEPGVPPIGPAVANAVFAATGRRIRNLPFTRDMNV; translated from the coding sequence ATGCTCAAGAATTTCGCGATGGACCCGAAGCCGAGCCGGCGCCGATTTCTCCAGGGCAGCGCCGCCGCGGCGGCCGGCCTGACCATCGGCTTCCATTGGAGTGCCGGACCGAAGGTGGCTTCCGCGGCCGCAGCCGGCGGAGGCTTCGTTCCCAACGCTTTCGTGCGCATCGGCACCGACAACACCGTCACCGTGCTATCCAAGCATCTGGAGATGGGGCAGGGCGTCTATACCGGTCTCGCCACCCTCGTCGCCGAGGAACTCGATGCCGACTGGTCGCAGGTCCGTGTCGAAGGGGCGCCGGCCGATGCCTCGCTCTACAACAACCTGGCGTTCGGCCCGGTCCAGGGCACCGGCGGCAGTTCGTCCATCGCCAACTCCTACGAACAGCTTCGCAAGGCCGGCGCCACCGCCCGGGCCCTGCTGGTCGAGGCGGCCGCGCGGGAGTGGAAGGTGAACCGCGCGGGGATCACGGTGGAGAAGGGCGTCGTCTCCCACGCGTCTTCCGGCAGGTCGGCGACCTTCGGCGAACTGGCGGCCAAGGCGACGGGCTTGCCGGTACCGGCCGATATGCCGCTGAAGGACCCGTCCAGTTTCACCCTGATCGGCACCTCGGTACCCCGCGTCGATACCCGGTCGAAGTCGAACGGGACGGCGCAATTCGCGCTGGACGTGGTTCTGCCCGGCATGGTGACCGCCGTGATCGCCCGCCCGCCGGTGTTCGGCGCCACCGTCAAGTCCGTGGACGACGCGAAGGCGCTGGCGATTCCCGGCGTGGTGAAGGTCGTGCGGGTCCCTTCAGGCGTGGCAGTGGTCGCCACCAACTTCTGGGCCGCTGGCAAGGGCCGCGAGGCCCTGGCGATCGAGTGGGACGAGTCCGGGGCCGAGATCCGCGGCACGGCCGAACTGATGGCGGAGTACAAGGCGCTGGCAGGGAAGCCGGGCGCTCCGGCCCGGGTCGAAGGCGATGCCGCCAAGGCGCTCGCGGGCGCCGCGAAGACGGTGACGGCCTCCTTCGAGTTCCCCTACCTGGCCCATGCCCCGATGGAGCCGCTTGACTGCGTCGTCCGGCTGGATGCGTCGGGCTGCGAGATCTGGGCGGGCGATCAGTTCCAGACCATCGACCAGGGCAACGCCGCGGCGGCGGCCGGGCTCAAGCCCGAGCAGGTCAGGATCAACACGCTGGTGGCCGGCGGCAGCTTCGGGCGCCGGGCCAACGCCGCCTCGGACTACATCGTCGAGGCGGTCCATGTCGCCAAGGCGCTGGACCGGGGAACGCCGGTCAAGCTGGTCTGGACGCGGGAGGACGATATCCGCGGCGGCCGGTACCGGCCCATGTACTACCACACCCTGACCGCCGGCCTGGACGCGAGCGGAAAACCCGTCGCCTGGCAGCACCGGATCGTCGGCCAGTCCATCATCGGCGGCACGCCCTTCGCCCCGGTGCTGATCAAGGACGGCGTGGACGGGACTTCGGTCGAGGGCGCCTCGAACCTGCCCTACGACATCCCCAACATGCTGGTGGACCTGCACACGACGGAGGTCGGCGTGCCGGTTCTGTGGTGGCGGGCCGTCGGCAGCACCCACACGGCCTATTCCACCGAGGTCTTCATCGACGAGCTGGCGAGCGCCGCCGGCAAAGACCCCGTCGAGTTCCGCCGCGCGCTGCTGGCCAGGCATCCCCGTCATCTGGGCGTGCTGAACTTGGCGGCGGAGAAGGCCGGATGGGGCACGCCGCTGCCGCAGGGCAAGGCGCGCGGCGTCGCGGTCCATGAATCCTTCTCGACCTATGTCGCCCAGGTGGCCGAAGTCACCCTGCAGCCGGACGGTTCGGTCAAGGTGGACCGGGTGGTCTGCGCGGTGGATTGCGGCCTCGCCATCAATCCCGACGTGATCCGGGCTCAGATGGAAGGGGGCATCGGCTTCGGTCTGGGCGGCGTGATGTATGGGGAGGTGACGCTGGCCAAGGGCAGGGTGGAGCAGTCCAACTTCCACGACTACCGGGTGCTCCGCATCGAGGAGATGCCGGCCGTGGAGGTCCACATCGTGCCATCGGCCGCGGCACCTACCGGTGTCGGCGAGCCGGGTGTGCCGCCGATCGGCCCTGCGGTTGCCAACGCCGTGTTCGCCGCCACGGGACGGCGCATCCGGAACCTGCCGTTCACCCGCGACATGAACGTGTAA
- a CDS encoding (2Fe-2S)-binding protein, with product MAVSFTLNGKPVTLDVDPEMPLLWAIREFAGLTGTKFGCGMAQCGACTVHVEGQPTRSCSMAVGDVGGQSVTTIEGISGKAATAVQAAWERVEVPQCGYCQSGQIMSAVALLEQTPKPSDDDINAAMSGNVCRCATYVRIRAAIHDASGMMEG from the coding sequence ATGGCGGTTTCGTTTACTTTGAATGGCAAGCCGGTCACCTTGGACGTCGATCCGGAGATGCCGCTGCTGTGGGCGATCCGGGAATTCGCCGGACTTACGGGAACCAAGTTCGGCTGCGGCATGGCCCAGTGCGGCGCCTGCACGGTGCATGTTGAAGGCCAGCCGACCCGGTCATGCTCCATGGCGGTCGGCGATGTCGGCGGCCAGTCGGTCACCACCATCGAAGGCATTTCGGGCAAGGCGGCGACGGCCGTCCAGGCCGCCTGGGAACGGGTCGAGGTGCCGCAATGCGGCTATTGCCAGTCCGGCCAGATCATGTCGGCGGTGGCCCTGCTGGAGCAGACGCCCAAGCCGAGCGACGACGACATCAACGCGGCGATGAGCGGCAATGTCTGTCGCTGCGCGACCTATGTGCGCATCCGCGCCGCGATCCATGACGCTTCCGGCATGATGGAGGGCTGA
- a CDS encoding YihY family inner membrane protein, with product MQFQLGRTSEKVKALPVRLRDFASFMQYLFKRYFEDDCLTTSAALTYTSLLAVVPLMTIGFAIFRAFPAYEMLQQQAQSLILRNLVPEVGDAIQDTIIQFAGNAGQLTAFGIVGLAITSVMLFWTIEGSFSAIWRVSEPRSLITRLLAFWAILTLTPLLFGASLSFSSYLLATFRFNTEAEIIRTWRLMLPGLFEWIGFTLIYLLIPNRAVRWQDAVLGAFIAAVLLEVSKGLFGWYITQFPAYRTIYGALSSIPIFLLWLYIAWSTVLIGAEVAAALPEWRAGKITKIGPEGLLPAQRVAVALAVLAELLRASHLGVGMRRRTLIGRVPVGGAVIDGMLEQLRQSHWVARTSQGAWVTTRDLSSSTLHDLLKGLGIGLRGTVRGVGALDAPWQERCAKLLEAADEAEKDLLNIPIKDLLCPPHESADFLSFSHSRRRAGE from the coding sequence ATGCAGTTCCAACTCGGCCGGACCTCGGAAAAGGTCAAGGCGTTGCCGGTAAGGCTGCGCGACTTCGCCAGCTTCATGCAGTATCTGTTCAAGCGCTATTTCGAGGACGACTGCCTGACCACCTCGGCGGCGCTGACCTATACGTCGCTGCTGGCCGTCGTGCCGCTGATGACCATCGGCTTCGCGATCTTCCGGGCCTTTCCGGCTTACGAGATGCTTCAGCAGCAGGCGCAGAGCCTGATCCTGCGCAACCTGGTGCCGGAAGTCGGCGACGCCATCCAGGATACGATCATCCAGTTCGCGGGCAATGCCGGACAACTCACCGCCTTCGGCATCGTCGGCCTGGCGATCACGTCCGTGATGCTGTTCTGGACGATCGAGGGCTCCTTCAGCGCGATCTGGCGGGTTTCGGAGCCGCGCTCGCTGATCACCCGCCTGCTGGCCTTCTGGGCGATCCTGACGCTGACCCCGCTGCTGTTCGGCGCCAGCCTGTCTTTCTCCAGCTACCTGCTGGCGACCTTCCGGTTCAACACCGAGGCGGAGATCATCCGGACCTGGCGGCTGATGCTGCCGGGACTGTTCGAATGGATCGGGTTCACGCTGATCTACCTGCTGATCCCCAACCGCGCGGTGCGCTGGCAGGACGCCGTCCTGGGCGCCTTCATCGCGGCGGTCCTGCTGGAAGTCTCCAAGGGCCTGTTCGGCTGGTACATCACCCAGTTCCCGGCCTACCGCACCATCTACGGCGCCCTGTCGAGCATTCCGATCTTCCTGCTCTGGCTCTACATCGCCTGGTCCACCGTTCTGATCGGCGCGGAGGTCGCGGCGGCGCTGCCGGAATGGCGGGCCGGGAAGATCACCAAGATCGGTCCCGAGGGGCTGCTGCCGGCGCAGCGGGTCGCGGTCGCTCTGGCCGTGCTGGCCGAACTGCTGCGCGCCAGCCATCTGGGGGTCGGCATGCGTCGCCGCACCCTGATCGGCCGGGTGCCGGTCGGCGGCGCCGTGATCGACGGCATGCTCGAGCAGCTCAGGCAGAGCCACTGGGTAGCCCGGACCAGCCAGGGCGCCTGGGTGACCACCCGCGACCTCAGCTCATCGACCCTGCACGACCTGCTGAAGGGGTTGGGCATCGGTCTGCGAGGAACGGTCCGCGGCGTCGGTGCCCTGGACGCGCCCTGGCAGGAGCGGTGCGCCAAGCTGCTGGAGGCGGCGGACGAGGCGGAGAAGGACCTGCTGAACATTCCGATCAAGGACCTGCTGTGCCCGCCCCACGAAAGCGCGGATTTCCTCAGCTTCAGCCACAGCCGCCGCCGCGCCGGGGAGTGA
- the fabI gene encoding enoyl-ACP reductase FabI, with product MSTSSQLMAGKRGLVMGVANERSIAWGIASALAAHGAELAFTYQGDALGKRVKPLAESVKSPIVVPCDVTDEASLDATFKAIQDQWGKLDFLVHAIAFSDKNELDGKYLNTSRSNFARTMDISCYSFTACCQRAVPLMTDGGSLLTLSYYGAERVMPHYNVMGVAKAALEASVRYLAVDLGGHNIRVNAISAGPIKTLAASGIGDFRYILKWNELNAPLKRNVTISEVGGSALYLLSDLGSGVTGEVHHVDAGYHTVGMVAVDSAAETAQLLQGLTGTSATAKG from the coding sequence ATGTCTACTTCCTCCCAACTCATGGCCGGCAAGCGTGGCCTGGTCATGGGCGTGGCCAACGAACGGTCGATCGCCTGGGGTATCGCCAGCGCGCTCGCCGCGCACGGCGCCGAACTCGCGTTCACCTATCAGGGTGACGCCCTGGGCAAGCGCGTCAAGCCTCTGGCCGAATCGGTAAAGTCCCCGATCGTGGTGCCGTGCGACGTGACCGACGAAGCGAGCCTCGACGCCACCTTCAAGGCCATTCAGGACCAGTGGGGCAAGCTCGACTTTCTGGTTCATGCGATCGCCTTCTCGGATAAGAACGAACTGGACGGCAAGTATCTCAACACCTCGCGCTCCAACTTCGCGCGTACGATGGATATTTCCTGTTATTCGTTCACCGCGTGCTGCCAGCGCGCCGTTCCCCTGATGACCGACGGCGGCAGCCTGCTGACCCTGTCCTACTACGGGGCCGAACGGGTCATGCCGCACTACAATGTCATGGGCGTGGCCAAGGCGGCGCTGGAAGCGAGCGTACGGTATCTCGCCGTCGATCTAGGCGGCCACAACATTCGTGTCAACGCGATCTCCGCCGGACCGATCAAGACCCTGGCGGCCAGCGGCATCGGCGATTTCCGCTATATCCTGAAGTGGAACGAGCTGAACGCCCCGCTGAAGCGCAACGTCACCATCTCGGAAGTGGGCGGCTCGGCGCTCTACCTGCTGAGCGACCTTGGATCCGGCGTCACCGGCGAAGTCCATCACGTGGATGCGGGCTACCATACGGTGGGCATGGTCGCCGTCGACTCGGCGGCGGAGACGGCGCAGCTCCTCCAGGGCCTGACGGGAACCTCCGCCACGGCCAAGGGCTGA
- the aroC gene encoding chorismate synthase, giving the protein MAGNSFGTAFRFTTWGESHGIAIGAVVDGVPPRLPLGEADIQHFLDRRKPGQSRFTTQRREPDTVRILSGVFEGLTTGTPVSLMIENQDQRSKDYGDIARKFRPGHADYTYQEKYGIRDYRGGGRSSARETACRVAAGAIARKALGDGVTIRGALVQVGPHRIDRERWDWSQVDANPFFCPDAEAAARWETYLDEVRKSGSSVGAVIEVVASGVPAGWGDPLYDKLDSDLARAMMTINAVKGVEIGDGFGAAELSGEANADEMRRKPDGSVQFLSNHAGGILGGISTGQDVVVRFAVKPTSSILTPRRTIDLDGNETEILTKGRHDPCVGIRAVPVGEAMMACVLADHMMRHRAQCGG; this is encoded by the coding sequence ATGGCGGGAAACAGCTTCGGCACGGCTTTCCGGTTCACCACCTGGGGCGAGAGCCACGGGATCGCCATCGGGGCCGTCGTGGACGGGGTGCCGCCGAGGCTGCCCCTCGGCGAGGCCGACATCCAGCATTTCCTGGACCGGCGCAAGCCGGGACAAAGCCGGTTCACCACGCAGCGGCGAGAGCCTGACACGGTACGCATCCTGTCCGGCGTGTTCGAGGGATTGACCACCGGCACGCCCGTGTCGCTGATGATCGAGAACCAGGACCAGCGGTCCAAGGACTACGGCGACATCGCCCGCAAGTTCCGGCCCGGCCATGCCGACTACACGTACCAGGAAAAGTACGGCATCCGCGACTATCGCGGCGGCGGCCGGTCGTCGGCGCGGGAGACGGCCTGCCGCGTCGCCGCCGGGGCCATCGCGCGCAAGGCGCTGGGCGACGGCGTCACGATCCGGGGGGCGCTGGTCCAGGTCGGCCCGCACCGGATCGACCGCGAGCGCTGGGATTGGAGCCAGGTGGACGCCAACCCGTTCTTCTGCCCCGATGCCGAAGCGGCGGCCCGGTGGGAGACTTACCTGGACGAGGTCCGAAAGAGCGGATCCAGCGTCGGAGCGGTCATCGAGGTCGTCGCGTCCGGCGTGCCGGCCGGCTGGGGCGACCCGCTGTACGACAAGCTGGACAGCGATCTCGCCCGCGCCATGATGACCATCAACGCGGTCAAGGGGGTCGAGATCGGCGACGGTTTCGGTGCCGCCGAACTGTCCGGGGAGGCAAATGCCGACGAGATGCGCCGCAAGCCGGACGGCTCGGTCCAGTTCCTGTCCAATCATGCGGGCGGCATCCTGGGCGGCATCTCGACCGGGCAGGACGTCGTCGTGCGTTTCGCCGTCAAGCCGACCAGTTCTATCCTGACGCCCCGGAGGACGATCGACCTGGATGGCAATGAGACCGAGATCCTGACCAAGGGACGGCACGACCCTTGCGTCGGCATAAGGGCTGTGCCCGTCGGCGAGGCGATGATGGCCTGCGTCCTGGCCGACCACATGATGCGTCACCGCGCACAGTGCGGGGGGTGA